The candidate division WOR-3 bacterium genomic sequence ACTTAAATCTCTTGACTATTTAGAATTTCTTTATATATTTTATAAAATGTTCCTTGAAATTTTACGTTGTAAGAACTTTCGGAATTTTAGAGAGATAGAGTTAGTTCTTCCGCCAGGAAGGATTTTAATTGTAGGAAATAACGGAGTAGGAAAGACCAATCTAATAGAGATGGTTTATTTCCTCTCTGTGTTTAGTTCTTTTAGAACTTCAAATATAGAAAATCTTCTTTGTTTTGGAAAACCCTATTTTGTTGTATCCGGTATCTATGGAGATACCGAGATAAAAATTAGCTATTCTAAGAAAAGGGAGATTTTTATAAATGACCTACCTCAAAAGAGTTTAAAAGAATCCTTTGGTAAAATACCTGTAGTTGCCTTAACAAATAAGGATTTAGTCATAATAGATGAAGAACCATCCAAAAGACGCCATTTAATAGATTTAAGCATATCTTTATATAATAGAAATTATCTTAATTACTTATATGAGTATAGAAGAGTAAAGAAACAAAGGAATTCTCTCCTCTTAGAAGCAAAAAATGGGAAAGAAATGAAAACTCTTGAAATATGGAATAAACAGTTAATAAAATTTATTTATCCAATAATTGAGGAAAGAAAAATTTTTTTGGAAAAACTTTCTGATTATACAGAGAAATTCTTTGAATACCTTTGTGGAGAGAAAGTAAAAATTAAATACATCCCAGGAGGAGATTATAGCGATATTGAAAATCAACTCAAAAAAAATATAAAAAAAGAAATAGAGATGGGTTACACCTTATTTGGGCCTCATAGAGATGATATTGAAATCAAAATTAATAATAAAGATGCAAAAGGAGTCCTTTCCTTTGGAATGAAAAAATTACTTATAAGCTCTCTAAAATTTGCTATTTCTTATATCCTAAAGGAAACTAGGAAACAAGAACCTATCTTGGTTATAGATGAAATGTTAGACGGATTAGACAGAAAAAATGCTGATTCCTTATGGGAAATTTTAAGTGAATTCAACCAAGTTTTTATTACAACCACAGAAAACACTTTTAAAAAAGAAGGAAATTATAATTTATATAAAATAGAGGAAAAAGATGGAACCCCTATTGTTAGGAGATGTGCTGAAAAAATATATTCAATCTAAACCTCTTGGAGAAAAACTATATATAATAGAAGTTTTAAAAGATTGGGATAAAATTTGTCCTCCTTTAATAGCCCAACACGTCTATCCAGCTTGGATAGAAGGCAAAAAATTATATCTATTTGTGGATTCCTCAGCTTGGTTAAATGAACTTTCTTTTTTTAAAGAAGAGTTAATAAATATTATAAATGAAAAAATTGGAAAGAATCTAATAAAGGAAATTCGTTTAACTCTTAAGGAGGAATAATGGAGAATAATGGATATATGGAATATACTGCTGCGAGCATAAAAGTTCTAAAAGACTTAGAAGGTGTCAGAAAAAGACCCGCTATGTATATTGGCGATACAGACAAAAGAGGGCTACATCACCTCGTTTTTGAACTTGTAGACAATTCAATCGATGAAGCGATGGCGGGGTTTTGTAATAAAATTACAGTTGTAGTTGGAGAGGATAATTCTGTAACTGTAGCCGATAATGGAAGAGGAATACCTGTTGATTTCCATGAAGAAGAAGGGAAATCAGCATTAGAAGTCGTTCTCACAACTCTCCATGCAGGAGGAAAGTTTGACACAAATATATATAAAGTTTCAGGAGGACTCCATGGAATAGGTGTTTCTGTAGTTAACGCTCTTAGCGAATGGATGGAGGTAGAAGTCGTAAGAGATGGTTATGTGTGGAGACAACGTTATGAAAGGGGAAAAGCTGTAACAGAATTAAAAAGAGGAGAGAAGAGAAAAACAACAGGGACAAAAATTACCTTTTATCCCGACCCTGAAATTTTTGACAATATTGAGTTCAGTAAAGAATATCTCTCAGAAAGACTTCGTGAATTAGCTTTCTTAAACAAAGGGTTAAAAATAGAACTTGAGTTTAGACCAACCGGAAAAAAAGAAATTTTCCAATACACAGGAGGGATAAAAGAATTTATAGAATATCTTGATAAAAGTAGAAACCCTATTCACCGTCATCCAATATATATATATAAAGCTGTTGATTCCTTTGTTCTCGAAGTTGCTTTTCAATTCAATGACTCTTATACAGAAAACATATTTACATACGCAAATAACATTAGAACAATTGAAGGAGGAACACATCTATCTGGTTTCAAAAGCGCCTTAACAAGAAGCATCAATCAATATATTAAGTCTCGAAATATTATTTCCGAAAAAGACGAATTAAAACTCACAGGAGAAGACATAAGAGAAGGTCTAACAGCAGTTGTTTCAGTAAAACTTCCGCAGCCTCAATTTGAAGGACAAACGAAAACAAGATTAGGAGATAGAGAAGTAGAGGGACTTGTGGCTTCTATTGTAGGAGAAGGATTTTCCGAATACCTCGAAAGACACCCAACAGAAGCAAAAAAGATAATAGAAAAATCAATAAATGCAGCCAGATCAAGAATAGCTGCTCAAAAAGCAAGAGATATTGTCAGAAGAAAAAATGCCTTAGAGTTAACAAGTCTTCCTGGTAAGCTTGCGGATTGTTCAACACAAGATCCAGAAAAAGCTGAAATTTTCATTGTGGAAGGCGACTCAGCAGGAGGTTCTGCAAAACAAGGTAGAGATAGAACTTTTCAAGCTGTTTTACCTTTAAGGGGTAAATTATTAAATGTAGAAAAAACAAGAATAAACAAAGTCTTATCAAATACAACAATCACTACCTTAATTTCATCTCTCGGAGTGGGAATTGGGAAGGACGATTTTGATTATAATAAACTTAGATATAAAAAAGTAATCATAATGACTGATGCAGATGTAGATGGAGCACACATAAGAACTCTATTGCTAACTTATTTCTTCAGATATGCAAGAGAAATAATTGAGCGAGGCAACCTTTACATTGCAAATCCTCCACTCTATCAAATAACAGATGGGAAAGAGAAAAAATGGGCTTACACAGAGAAAGAAAAAGAAGAACTTATTAAAAAATTGGGAGAGGATAAGGTAAGGGTCCAGAGATTTAAAGGGTTAGGAGAAATGACTCCAAGTCAACTTTGGGAAACCACAATGTGTCCAGAAACAAGAATCTTAAGGAAGGTAACAATAGAAGACGCAATAGAAGCAGATAGAATGTTTGATGTTCTAATGGGGAATGCTATTGGGCCAAGAAAAGAATTTATATTAAAGAATGCCCATTTTGTAGAGAATCTTGATATTTAAATTTTAATTAAGGCATCAAAAATAAATCTTCCTCCTAAAAAGAAAAGGGCAATTCCACAAAATAAAAAAACTCCTTTTTGGAATTTCTTTCCAAAAAATGAACCTCCTCTATAAGAGATAAAAGAAATGAAATACAACCATAAAAAATCACAAAGCCAATGCAAAATTACAAAAACAATGAACCATATAAATCCAAAATTTGAAAAACGCATTATTAAAGTAGCTCCAACTGTTGCCCACCATATTATAAAATATGGATTTCCAAGACTCAAAAGAATTCCTGAAATTACAGGCTTCCTTTTCCTTTGAATCCCTTCTACTCTCATATTCTTTATACTCCTCACCATATCCCAACCCATCCAAAACAAAAACATTCCTCCAATAATCCCCACAACCTCTCTAAATAAAGAAGTTTCTATAAAAGATTTAAAACCAAAGAAAATAAAAAAAATTAAGGGAAACTCAACAATCCCATGTCCAAAAGAAATTAAAGCTCCTGCGTTCGAATTTTTACTCCCTTCTCCAATAGTCACAGCTGTCAAAGGTCCGGGAGCCATTACCCCAGAAAGAGAAATGAAAATTGTCTGAAAAAGTAAAATCACTATATCCATTTATCTAAATAAAAAGAGAAGACGATAAGTCTTTCTTATCGCCTTCTCTTTTTAACTTCCCTATTTTTCAGAATGAAAATCCTAATGTTACCCTATTTACAAAATCCTCGTTAAACTGTCCAAACTCACTATAAGCAAAATCTAACTTAATGTTACCCGTATTAATTCCAATTCCACCCGACCAACTTTCTTCATCATATCCAAACTTATAACCTGCTCTTAACTTAAAAATTCTCGTTACACTAAGTTCTCCTCCAAGATGAAAACGCCTTCCATGATCACGAGCATGAATAAGGTCAAACTCTACCAATAAAGAATAATCTGGATGCTCTCCAAGAAAATCAAGGACATCCATTACAACTCCCAAATTGAACTTTAAAGGCAACCAGAATCCAGTAGTTCTCAAATCTTTAAATTCATATTTAACAGCAGGAGAAAAATTCAGAATGCTCATTCCAAAACCAAAACTTTTAAATCCAGGATAAAAAATAGTTCCAATATCATAAACAAGCGTACTGGCTTCGTTGTCTTTCCACACAGTATCACCTTCAGTTCCTTCAAAAGGACTTGCCCCTAAATGATTATAAGCGTATCTAAGGTTTCCACCAATCATAAACTTTTCCGTCAACCTTCTTGCGTATGAAATCCCAGTTGCATAAGCTCCAAGCTCTAATTCTCCTATTTCTTTATATCCTAAGGAATCTGTAGAAACAATTGTTCCAATCACTTTCCCATAGTCAGGAGTAAAGAAACTGAAACCTACACAACCAAAATTCCCCAGATTCGCAACAAATCCAACAGCATTTAACTCACTCTCAGCGATCCAGCTAACCTTAGAAAACATAAAATCAATCTTTTTCTCAAGCTTCGCAATTCCAGCAGGATTTTGAAAAATGGCATTTGCATCATCTCCAACCAACGTAGAAGCTCCTCCCATACCAGCTGATCTTGCACTGAGCTGAACATCCATAAATTTAAACCCTGCTTGCCCTAATTTCTTCATCTCTCCCGCAGATAAACCCAGAGAAGCCAAGAGGATCAGAATTAAAAACTTTCTCATTTTTTCCTCCTCTACCTTATTATGACAAACTTAACGTTTACGGTCTCGCCAGTCTTATTATCAACAATATTGGCAATATAGATATCACTCGCTAAATGCTGTCCTTCTTCGGTAACTTGATATATTTCTTTAGTTGGATTAACCCAAGCCTCATCTCCAGAACCCTTATGATTGATTGTCTTTATTAGGTCTCCCGTAAAGGTATAAATCCTAATTGTGCAGTCCTCTGTTAATCCAAAGAAATTAATCTTATCACTTCCCTCTCCATATCTACCAAGAACTGTGGCTGCATTAAATGGATTTGGAACCACCCTAACATTGGATAAGTCAGATGCAGCTTCTCTTTGTAATGAAGCAGCTCCAATTACACCAAAAGTATAGTTCTGCCATCTTCCACTTTCAAGAGGTTCAGGAGATCCTTTAACATCTCCAGGATAAGGAGTTTCTGGATGAGTCCCATCATCAAATGCAGCAACATAGTAATAGTAATTTTCTCCCCTAATAACATTTTGATCTTTATACTCATAAACAATATCTGAAGTCCAATCAACACCGCCACCAGGATTTGAACCGCCGCATTGGAAAACTAACTCCCACTTACCAGCCACACCTTCATTTGTGAGAAGAGGACCTGCTCTTCCACGAGAACGATAAACTTTAAAACCAGCAAGATCAGAGGGTTTATCAGCTTCTTCCTCATACCACCATTTAATATAAATATAATTAGGCATTGAGGTCACTTCAATTGAAGGAGGTGGAGGTGGAACCGGAGCTAAATAATCGTGGTCAAAGTTCCATTGAGCATTTATGGCGTGTCTTATTGCTGAATCCACTGTTGTATATACCCACATATCCTTAATTAAATTGGCACGATCGCATTGATGCCCAGGATCTTGCCAGACAGGAAAATGCCTATAAACAGGAGGGATATGAATCGTATCTTTTGGATTAGGAACATGAGGAAATGTATAACTTATATCATTTATATCAATAGTATCTCCACTCTTAGTAACAAACGTAATAGAACTATCTTTCCAAGCTTTTCCAACTCTCCAAGCAGTCTCCTCAGAAAGACGACCTCCACAATTAGCCCAGACAATGCGGAGAGAATCTCCATATTCCAAATGGAAAGGTCCCATACTTGACCAACCAACAATATGCCAGAAAACTTGAGCATCCGGCTCTAAATCATTCCATCTCCATACCCCTCTTTTATCAGTGGGCTTTGGATGGTAAGTACTTGGATAGGTCCCTTCCATATATTCTACATATGGATCATATGTAGGATCTCCTTTCTCTCCATAAATCATTGCATTATAAACGACTTCCCACTCATCTGGGGGTCTTTCAATAGAATGATGTTTATATTTAAGATCATCAGGACCATGGAATCCATGAGCTCTTGGCTGTGTTACATCATCATTCTCAGGGTAATTTTCTGGTTTTCCACTACTAGCATTTGGTCCTGGACCTATTGGTTTTATTGGTTTATGATTTGCATCTGTTTTTGGAGCAAATAGTGTAACTTCGCAACCCGAAGCACAATCATCTAAATAATCATATTCCATAAAAGATCCATAAGCATCACCCCAAGTAGAATAACCATATCTATCATATTCAAGAGCCGCATAAGAAATAAGACACCGCACAGAATCCCACCAAGTCCAATTTGGAGATTCTGGAGGATAAACTCCACTCCAAGTATACCACTCAGACTTTCTCTCATCTTCAGAATTTACAGTCATTTCAAGCTCTCTCATAAAGTATAAACTATCCAAAGCTTCCCCTTCTCGTTCAATCTCTGGATCTAAGTCAACATTACCTGTGTTTACAACAGTCCAATCATATATAACATATTGATTGTGGTTTTTAGAAACCCAAACAAGAACTCTCTGATAAATATCAAGGCCAAGCCAGGTTCTTGAATGAGTCTCTACCATAACATCAGCAGTCCCCCAAACTTTATTAGGAGCATAAAAATCACCAATTCCAAAGGCTCTCTGAATAGGGATCCCATTTACAATAATCTTTGGAGGACGATATCTGTAATATCTACAAATAGATAAACCACCCTCCAAATCCGGGACGGGAAATTGAATTTTAGTCGGCTCTGATTTACCATAATTTGCTCCCCCTAACTTAACAGGATATATAGTCCCAGTCTCAGGATCTTTCCAATTTCTACACCCCCAAACCGAACCAGAATTTCTTAGCCAGCTTCGCACCCATCCATCATCAGGTTGACCACTCCTTGGATCTTTTGCTCCATCGAAGTACCATGTTGACTGGAAATTCCCAAAAACCGCTTCACTTTGATCCGCAGCAGCACTAATTCTTGGATGAATCTCAGATTCTTGGATCCACTTCTCAGAGATACCTAAAATAGGAAGTGGAATTAGTGAAGTAGTTAGAATAAAAACCAAAGCAAAACAATAGAATTTCTCTCTCATTTCTTCCTCCTTAGCTCTTTGTTTAGCATTAAAAATCAACCCTCACACCAAAAACGAAATAGCGAGGATTGTGGAAGGCAAGATGTGGTAGATTTGGGTCATTAATATAAGGTTTCTCATCACTGCTAAAGTCTCCTGGTCGATCATTCCCTTTTTCTCCAAAGACCTCATAACCTTCTTCTCCATAAAGAGGCAATTTCAAGGATTTAAAATAATCATCTCTATCTTTCATATTAACAAAACAACCTGACCCTGCATCCAGATACTTCCAATTAAATAAATTATCAACCTCTCCAAATAGAGAGAGATTTACACCGGCAAAACTCAAATCTTTCGTAAGTCTTGCTTGAACATTCTGATAAGGCTTCCATTGCAAATTTAAAATCTTGCACTTTGGATCCCATGCTTCGTGGAGTGGATCAAAAGTTTCCCAAGCTCCCGCTTCCCAGGTATAGCTAAAGCTTAAAGAAATTCCTCCTAAAATTACTCCCAAATTCTTAGGTGTAAGGAATTGAATATTCGCATTCAGGATTGGCTGAGGACGAGTTATAACCTCTAATGTGTCCCAAGCTCCAAGTTGTGCATTATCAACTGGCTCATAGTAATGAGCCTTTCTACCAACTCTACCATAACTTCTAACCCTATAATCATAGTTCAACCAACCTCTAACCCAATCTCCAAATTCTCTACTAATCCTAAAGTCTATCCCACGAATGTCCTCAAAATTCAGATTTTCAGGAACCCTATAAGCAGGATTTGTCCTACCTTCTCCAAGATACCAAACTCCTTCAAGTTGATTCCTAATGTCTTTATAATAACCTGCAAGGTGAATCATAAATAAATTCCCAATACCCCAGTCTGTTCCAAGCTCATAAGCCCTTGTTAATGGCCATTCAAGCTCAGGATCTCCAACATACAAAACACTCAATCTATCAGGCCCCCAAGAGATCTGGTACATATCTTGAGAAGATGGTAGAGAATAAAAATCTCCATAACTAAAATACAACTTAACATTTTCTGCTATTGGATGGGAAACACTCACACGAGGTGATAAGTAAAAATGCCCTTTTGCAGGATGCATCTCTGCAGAAACTGTTTTATCCATCAAACCCTTCTTATAATCACTCGTGAATAAAGGCTCATAATTACGCAAGTTACTAAACCACTCGCAATTTGGATCATTCCAATCGGCCCTAACACCCACTGTTGCGATAAAACCTTCAAATTCAATCTTATCTTGAATGTATGCGCCTCCTCTAATCGGGCTAGCATCCCACTTCGTTACCCAGTTCTCATGATCAGCTTCCCATCTGTTTTTCTCGTAATAAGTGTGCATATCGTCATATTCATACTCAAAACCAACCTTTATTTCATTATTTGAATTAATCTGGGTCGTGAGATCAGCCTTAAAGGTCCAGGTCACAGAATGCGAAGAATCAACAGCTCCAGCACAAGATGCACCCATATCAATTCCATCCGGTTGAACAAGGGTGGAACCTATGAAATACCCATATGGAATCTCTGTGACTTTTATTCCGCTTGGTAAAGTATACTTTGTAACAGTATCTCTTGGCTCAAATGACTCATATGCGCTACACTCTCTTCTATTACCCAACCGAGTAATCCTCAAAGAATAAAAAGTCTTTTCACTTAACACATGGTCAAAAGAAATCCCTTGCATATCATAATAAACATTGTAAGGAGGTATAAAAGCAGGATAATAAGCCGCCATATTGGTTACTAAAAGACTTCTAAAAGCATCATCTGCACTTGTTAGATAAATTCCCCCAACTCCACTAGGTCTATTTCCAGCAGGACCTTCCTTATAACCTCTACCTTGAACGAATTCAATAACTTGATCTCCAAGAGTTCCTCTACTTAAATCCAAATAAGGTGGAGTTCCTTCTCCACCAAACTCTCCATTTGAATTATGAGATAAAGAGTTCCTTTCTCCATACATTAAATCAAGGGATACTTTCATTGATTTTGTAAGACGAGAAACCAACTTAAGACAACCATTATGCTCTGTAAAATACTCCCTGCTTGAAGGAAGAGGAAAAGCCTCTTTATTTAGCCTATAGGCTCCATAAAAACTCAAATCCCCCAAAAATTTACCAACTACAGGAACAGGACCTCCAAACCCAGCATCCACACTCCAGTCTGGTTTATCTCCGTATTTCCCTACCCTTGGAGGACCATCATAATCAGGAGGAACTAATTCTTCCGCACCCTGGAGTCTATGAGACCAAATAAAAGACTCCCTCAACTTCCTTGCACTATCAGGATTATTCTTAGCTAAAACAAGCCATCCATTTGTAAATTCTTTATACTTTTCCATTAAAGCTTTATAATATTCAGATGCAACAGTGTCACCTGCTTTCAAAGCGTTGTTGGACTTCTTTAAAAGACCTCTCTTCCCTAACCAACAAAGACTGTCTACATAATCTACCACAGTATCTTTCCCTTTTACCATTATTCTCATTGCAGGTGCCTCTGTTAAAACATAAGCTCCAACCCAATAATTTGTTGTATCAAATAGTGAAGGGCCAAGATGCTTCATATGGGGAGGGCTATACCTAAATGTAGCTGTCCCTTCATAACTAACAGAAGGTTCTCTTGTTACAATATTTATTAAACCAGCGCGAAGATTCCCATACTCTGGAGCAAAACCACCTTTTACCACACTCACTTCCTTTACCATACTTAAAGGTGGTCTTAAAGCAGGAGAATTCGTCCTACCATCTACTAAATTCAAACCATCTCTTGTAAAACTAACCTGATCCAAAGTTCCGCCTCGCACTAATAAATCTCGAACCCCAGCCTGCTTATTAATATAATCTCCAATATCATTAACAAAAGGAACCGCTTCTATATTTTCCCTTTTTGCAGAAATAGCTGAAGAGGCGAGGTCTAATTTTATAAGGTCTATTTTCGCCTTTACCGTAACTCCTTCTCCAGGAACCACAGTTCGCTTTAGTTCAAATTTAAGACGAGTAGTAAGATCTGAAACAACCTCTACACCTCTAAGAGTCATACTCTCATAACCTATTAACCTCGCTTGAACATTGTAAATATCGGGGGGAACATTCAAAATAAAGAAAAACCCATTCTCATCTGTAGCTGCTCCCATAGCGGTTCCTTCAATAATCACATTTGCACCAATTAGAGGTTCACCAGTTTGCGCATCTACAACAGTTCCAGCAATTTTTCCTGTAATACCCGCCTCAACATTCGGGCTATAGAAGAAGAAAGAAAAAACAAGAAGTGCTACAATTATAATCCTCCTGGGTGACAAAAAATTCTCCTTTCCCATCCTTTTCATCAGGACCTCCTTTCCTTAAGATTTAAAAAATGGGATAAGAACAAAAACCTTCGAAGAAAAGATTCAAGATAATAATTCCTTCTTTTTTGAATTTCTCTTTTATAAGTACTCAATTCTTATTGCACCTCTATAATTTAAAGTTATAAATCCTCCTTATCCTTATTAAATACTAATCCTTATCCTTAGTTTTGTGGTAAATTATAACAAAAAAAATTATCTTGTCAAGGGGAAAAATTTTAAAATTTCTTTCCTATACTTGCTTTTATAATGTCGCACTGTTTTACTCCTGTAGTAGATCTTAACTTATTATAAAACTTATAAATTTCCTTTACTTTTCCCCTAACACTAATTATTTCCATACAATTATCATAATCCATATGAATATGCTGGGTAGAAACAATAACCTTATGGAAATCGTGCTGTATATCTGTTATTTTCTCTGGAAGGCCACCTTTATGATGATTATAAACGACCAAAATACCACCACAAACTTCTCCTTCCTCTTCCCACTCTTTTTTCACTAATCTTTCCCTAATTAAATCTCTAATAGCTTCTGAGCGATTTTTATAACCCTCTTTTTTTATCAAATTATCAAACCTTTTAAGGAGATCCTCTCCCATAGAAATTCCAAATCTTATAACCTTCTCCATAAGGAAGCTATTTTACTCTACAAATCGCACAGGGAAAGAATACCAAATTGCTACAGGTCTATTACCCTGCATTGCTGGAGAAAACTTTAAATTCTTAGCGTTCTCTATCGCAACTTTATCCAAAATGGGATGGGCAGATTTTGCAAGAACCACTTTCGTAACATTCCCCTCCTCGGTTATCCACAAATTTAAGTAGACAGTGCCAGTAATTCCTAACCTTCTCGCAGCCTCAGGATACGGAAAGGAAACCTTATCAAGATTAAGAGGCTTTGGAGGAACTTCGTAAGGGATGAACTTTGGAGCTTCTTCTTCTTCCTCTAAAGCAGTATCAGCTGGTTTTTCGGGCTCCACTTTAGTAGGAGTTGTTAAAGTGGGTCTCCTCTCAGGAACTTGAGTGGGTGCAGAAGCTTGAAGAACTTCTTCTGCTACCGGGTTAGCTCTTGGTGGCCTCACAAGTTCTGGCCTAGATACCTCTTCTTCTTTCTTATAACTTTCCCCTAAAGAAGCAAGATCTACACTCACTTCAGGAATCCTCTCAAACCATAATTCATCAACATAAGATAAAATTGGTCTTCTGTCCTCCTCTGTTATACCTTGGATTCCTTTTTTAAGAAGGGTTATTTTACGGGGAGTATATAGAAAAGTATATGGAAGATCATCCCTAATTATTCTTTGGAACTCATATAAAGCTTCCTTTGCTTTTTCTCTATCAAGAGACAAAAGAGCTTCCCCAATTAGGCTATCTACTTTCCTGTTTTTATACCCAACAAAATTATAAACTCCATCAGAGCTCCAAATTGGGAATGGATTAAATTCCTTCTCAACATTCCATCCAAGGATATAAGCATCAAAATCTCCTTCAAATAATCTCTTAATCAACTCTACTCCAGAAACAGGCACAACATTTGCTTGAACCCCAATACCTCTAAGATTAGAAGCCACTATCTCTCCAACTCTTTTTCTGATCTCATTTTCTTGCTCAACCAAAATATTTACACTAAGTCCTTTATAATATGCCTCCTTTTTAGATTTCGAATAACCAAGACCTTCTATTATTTTTCTTGCAGTTTCCTTATCCTCATTCAATGTCCTTAACTCTGGATTATAAGCCCAATGTTCTGGAGTGATAGGTCCATCCACAACTTGACCATAGTTCTTTAAAACCTCAGAAATTATCCTTTTCCTATCTATAGCCATACTAAGAGCTTTCCTCAGTTCCTTATTTGGGAAACGTTTGAGATTCCATCCTATATATGTATACGATCTCCCTGGAGAAAGAACTTTCACATAAGAAGTAAGAGTATCATAATCTCCTGGAGGTAAATCATATGCAAGATCAACACTCCCTCTACCAAGCTCACTCATAAGTTCCTCTATAGAAGATGGGGTATAAAAAACTATCCTATTTAAAGGAGGAATCCCTTTAAAATATCCCTCATTTGCGACAAGCTCAATCCATTTCCCCTTATTCCATTCTTTCAGTTTAAAAGGTCCTGAACCAATTGGGTTTAAATTAAAATCAGCATTAATCAGATTTTCTTCCTTTTCCAAAATATGTTTTGGGATAGGGCGAATATTCGTAACCTGAAGTTCCCCTGCAAAAACTCTATTCAAATTGAAACGAACCTCTCTTGGAGAAAGCGCCTCAACACTCTCTACATAATTCAGTTTTTGAGCAAGTGGGGATTTATTTTCTTTTTTTAATATTTGATTAACTGTAAAAACTACATCTTCCGCTGTTATTGGTTTTCCATCATGCCAAGTTGCCCCTTT encodes the following:
- the recF gene encoding DNA replication and repair protein RecF (All proteins in this family for which functions are known are DNA-binding proteins that assist the filamentation of RecA onto DNA for the initiation of recombination or recombinational repair.), coding for MFLEILRCKNFRNFREIELVLPPGRILIVGNNGVGKTNLIEMVYFLSVFSSFRTSNIENLLCFGKPYFVVSGIYGDTEIKISYSKKREIFINDLPQKSLKESFGKIPVVALTNKDLVIIDEEPSKRRHLIDLSISLYNRNYLNYLYEYRRVKKQRNSLLLEAKNGKEMKTLEIWNKQLIKFIYPIIEERKIFLEKLSDYTEKFFEYLCGEKVKIKYIPGGDYSDIENQLKKNIKKEIEMGYTLFGPHRDDIEIKINNKDAKGVLSFGMKKLLISSLKFAISYILKETRKQEPILVIDEMLDGLDRKNADSLWEILSEFNQVFITTTENTFKKEGNYNLYKIEEKDGTPIVRRCAEKIYSI
- a CDS encoding DUF721 domain-containing protein: MEPLLLGDVLKKYIQSKPLGEKLYIIEVLKDWDKICPPLIAQHVYPAWIEGKKLYLFVDSSAWLNELSFFKEELINIINEKIGKNLIKEIRLTLKEE
- the gyrB gene encoding DNA topoisomerase (ATP-hydrolyzing) subunit B; amino-acid sequence: MENNGYMEYTAASIKVLKDLEGVRKRPAMYIGDTDKRGLHHLVFELVDNSIDEAMAGFCNKITVVVGEDNSVTVADNGRGIPVDFHEEEGKSALEVVLTTLHAGGKFDTNIYKVSGGLHGIGVSVVNALSEWMEVEVVRDGYVWRQRYERGKAVTELKRGEKRKTTGTKITFYPDPEIFDNIEFSKEYLSERLRELAFLNKGLKIELEFRPTGKKEIFQYTGGIKEFIEYLDKSRNPIHRHPIYIYKAVDSFVLEVAFQFNDSYTENIFTYANNIRTIEGGTHLSGFKSALTRSINQYIKSRNIISEKDELKLTGEDIREGLTAVVSVKLPQPQFEGQTKTRLGDREVEGLVASIVGEGFSEYLERHPTEAKKIIEKSINAARSRIAAQKARDIVRRKNALELTSLPGKLADCSTQDPEKAEIFIVEGDSAGGSAKQGRDRTFQAVLPLRGKLLNVEKTRINKVLSNTTITTLISSLGVGIGKDDFDYNKLRYKKVIIMTDADVDGAHIRTLLLTYFFRYAREIIERGNLYIANPPLYQITDGKEKKWAYTEKEKEELIKKLGEDKVRVQRFKGLGEMTPSQLWETTMCPETRILRKVTIEDAIEADRMFDVLMGNAIGPRKEFILKNAHFVENLDI
- a CDS encoding LysE family transporter, with product MDIVILLFQTIFISLSGVMAPGPLTAVTIGEGSKNSNAGALISFGHGIVEFPLIFFIFFGFKSFIETSLFREVVGIIGGMFLFWMGWDMVRSIKNMRVEGIQRKRKPVISGILLSLGNPYFIIWWATVGATLIMRFSNFGFIWFIVFVILHWLCDFLWLYFISFISYRGGSFFGKKFQKGVFLFCGIALFFLGGRFIFDALIKI
- a CDS encoding PorV/PorQ family protein, which encodes MRKFLILILLASLGLSAGEMKKLGQAGFKFMDVQLSARSAGMGGASTLVGDDANAIFQNPAGIAKLEKKIDFMFSKVSWIAESELNAVGFVANLGNFGCVGFSFFTPDYGKVIGTIVSTDSLGYKEIGELELGAYATGISYARRLTEKFMIGGNLRYAYNHLGASPFEGTEGDTVWKDNEASTLVYDIGTIFYPGFKSFGFGMSILNFSPAVKYEFKDLRTTGFWLPLKFNLGVVMDVLDFLGEHPDYSLLVEFDLIHARDHGRRFHLGGELSVTRIFKLRAGYKFGYDEESWSGGIGINTGNIKLDFAYSEFGQFNEDFVNRVTLGFSF